CTGTACTTAAGAAAATATGCCTGAACCAGGGTATGGGCGCTGCCATTGCTGATAAAAAGCTGATGGATGTTGCAACCACTGAAATGACTATGATTTCTGGTCAAAAACCGGTGATAACCAAATCAAGAAAAGATATATCCAATTTTAAACTCAGAAAAGGAATGCCCATAGGTATAAGGGTTACACTTCGCGGGGATAAAATGTATGAATTTCTTGACAGGCTTATTTCAGTTGCTTTGCCTCGTATCAGAGACTTCAGAGGTATTAACGATAAAGGTTTCGACGGAAAAGGAAACTATTCTCTAGGTGTTAGCGAACAGATTATTTTCCCGGAAATCAATATTGATAAAATTGCCAAAATTGCGGGAATGGACATCACTTTCGTAACTACGGCAGCTAACGATAAAGAAGCACTTGCGCTGTTAAAAGAATTCGGATTACCTTTTAAAAATCAGAAATAACATATTCATCATATGGCAAAAGAATCAGTAAAAGCTAGAGAAGTAAAAAGAAAAAAAATGGTTGATAAATATGCAGCTAAAAGAGCTGCTATGAAAGCAGCCGGCGATTATTCAGGATTACAGCGTATACCAAAGAACGCTTCACCTGTACGTTTGCACAATCGTTGCAAACTTACCGGAAGACCTAAAGGTTACATGCGTCAGTTTGGTGTATCACGTATCAATTTCAGGGAAATGGCTTTGGCCGGAATAATTCCCGGAGTTACAAAAGCTAGTTGGTAGTATTAACAAAAAAACAATTAAACAGAATGAATACCGATCCCATTGCAGATTATTTAACCAGGATTAGGAATGCTGCGTTAGCCAACCACAGAATTGTTGAGCTGCCCGCTTCCGGCATAAAAAAAGAAATAACAAAAATTCTTTTTGAAAAAGGCTATATCCTGAATTATAAATTTGAAGATGAACCCGTGCCCGGAACAATTAAAATAGCATTGAAATATCACCCGGTTACAAAAATCCCTGCTATTACAAAATTGGAAAGAATTAGTAAACCAGGGCTTCGTAAATATACTGGTTCCGATAAATTGCCCCGCGTTATGAATGGTCTTGGAATAGCAATTATTTCCACATCACAGGGAATAATGACTGATAAAGAGGCTAAGAAACTGAAAGTTGGCGGCGAAGTATTATGTTATATTAGTTAATACAGGGAGGAAAAATAATGTCACGTATTGGTAAATTACCGATTGCTTTGCCGAAAGGAGTTACAGTTAATGTTTCCGATAAAAATATCGTTACCGTAAAAGGACCTCTTGGCGAGTTAAAACAAACTGTAGAACCCGGAATTTCTATGGAAGTTGAGGGCAATAACCTTATTGTTAAAAGAAGTACCGAACAGAAAAGGCATAAATCTTTACATGGTTTGTATCGCTCTTTGATCAATAATATGGTAAAAGGTGTTTCAACAGGATACACTGTTACGCAGGAATTAGTTGGTGTTGGTTATAAAGCTTCCAATAATGGTCAGCTTTTAGAATTAACATTAGGGTATTCGCATAATATATTTATGGAATTACCTCCTGAAGTAAAAGTGAAAACAACGGCTGAAAGAGGAAAGAACCCGACTATCGTTCTTGAATCAATAGATAAACAGCTTATAGGACAAGTTGCGGCTAAAATTCGTTCACTCAGAAAACCAGAACCATACAAAGGCAAAGGTATTAAGTTTGTAAATGAAGTTCTGCGCAGAAAAGCAGGTAAATCAGCTGCGGCTACAAAATAAATTATAAATATTAAAATTCCATTATAATGGCAATTACCAGAGAATTCAGAAGGAAAAGAATCAAGATGAGGATTCGTAAAGTGGTGAAAGGTTCACCGGAAAAGCCTCGTCTTACTGTATTCAGAAGCAATATGCAGATATATGCACAGATTATTGATGATATTGCCGGGAAAACATTATTATCCGCTTCTTCACGCGTGAAAGAAATTGCTGATAAAAAAGTTCCTAAAATTGAACAGGCAAAATTGGTTGGAAAACTTATAGCAGAACGTGCTATTGAAGCAGGAATCAATGATGTTGTTTTTGACAGAAACGGTTATTTGTATCATGGTCGTATAAAATCTTTAGCAGAAGCTGCTAGAGAAGGAGGACTTAAATTTTAACATAATATGCCAAACGTAAATATTAAAAGAGTAAAATCGAGCGAAATCGAATTTAAGGATAAACTGGTAAGTATCCAAAGGGTTACAAAGGTTACCAAAGGTGGTAGAACTTTCAGTTTTTCAGCTATTGTTGTTGTAGGTAACGAAAGCGGCGTAGTTGGATACGGGCTTGGAAAAGCAAAAGAAGTAACTACAGCTATCGCCAAAGGTATTGACGATGCCAAGAAAAACCTTATTCGTGTTCCTATTATCAACGGAACTGTTCCTCACGACCAGTTAGGGAAATATTGTGGTGCTTTGGTTTATTTAAAACCGGCAGCACAGGGAACCGGTGTTATTGCAGGTGGTGCTATGCGCGCCGTTCTTGAAAGCGTTGGCGTAAGAGACGTTCTTGCAAAATCGAAAGGTTCTTCAAACCCGCATAGTGTTGTTAAAGCAACTATTGATGCATTGATGAAAATGAAAGATCCATTCACAGTTGCACAACTCAGGGGTTTAAGTCTTGATAAAGTATTTAACGGATAATTCCAATTGATAAATTCTATCATGAAAAAGTTAAAAATAAAACAGATAAAAAGTTCTATTGATCGTCCGGAAAGACAGAAAAGAACTTTACGTGCTCTCGGCATAAAAAAAATGCACCGCATAGTTGAAGTGGATGCAACTCCTCAAATAGAAGGAATGATAAATAAAGTTAAACATCTTCTTTCAATAGAAGAAGTAATGTAATATATAAAAGATACAAGCAATTATGAATTTATCAAATCTAAAACCAGCAGCAGGTTCTGTAAAGACCAAAAAAAGATTAGGAAGAGGTCAGGGCTCAGGTGGCGGTGGTACTGCATCCAGGGGTAATAAAGGTGCAAAAGCACGCTCAGGTTATTCCAGCAAAGCAGGGTTCGAAGGTGGGCAAATGCCTTTATACAGAAGGGTTCCCAAATTCGGATTTATTAATATCAACCGTAAAGAATTCAGAGGAATCAATATTGAAGTGCTTCAGATGTTAGCTGAAACAAAAGGTATTACTTCATTTGATCCTGAAGTTATATATGCACACGGATTATCACAAAAAAAAGATTTAATAAAAATATTAGCCAAGGGCGAATTGAAGGTGAAATTAGATGTTAAAGCTCATGCTTTTTCATCAGCAGCAGCAAAAGCTATTGAAGCTATAGGCGGAACTGTAACTAAAATTTAATCGGAATGAAAAGATTAATTCAAACCATCAGAAATATTTATAAAATTGAAGATCTCAGGTTAAGGATCATCAACACTATCGGTTTTATATTAATTTATAGACTTGGTGCTTATGTTGTATTACCTGGTATCGATCCATCACAATTAAGTGCACTCAATTCGCAAACCAAAGACGGATTACTTGGTCTGCTTAATATGTTTTCTGGTGGTGCATTCTCAAATGCATCAATTTTTGCCTTGGGTATCATGCCATATATTTCGGCATCAATAGTTGTTCAGTTGCTCGGAATGGCAATTCCTTATTTCCAGAAATTGCAAAAAGAAGGCGAAAGCGGAAGGAAGAAAATGAACCAGATAACCCGATACCTTACTGTTATTATTACAGCAGGACAGGCACCGGCATATTTATCTAACCTTTTATCACAGTTACCATATGAAGCAGTTGCTCCTTTTGACCCGGGTATTTCTTCTCCTTCAACATTTTTCTGGATTTCTTCAATAGTTATATTAGTTTCGGGAACCATGTTTGTAATGTGGCTTGGAGAACGTATAACAGATAAAGGGATTGGAAACGGAATATCGATGATCATTATGATAGGGATTATGGCAAGACTACCGTTTGCTTTATTCGCAGAGTTTTTCTCAAGAATGGAAGAGCAGGGTGGTGGTCTTGTTGTATTCATAGTTGAACTGGTTGTACTGATTGCAGTAATATTAGTCTGTATTTTATTGGTACAGGGAACTCGAAAAATACCCGTACAGTTTGCAAAAAGAATTGTTGGAAACAAACAATATGGCGGAGTTCGTCAATATATTCCTCTTAAAGTTAATGCTGCAGGTGTAATGCCAATTATTTTTGCACAGGCAATTATGTTTTTACCATTAACTTTAGCAGGATTTTCATCATCAGAAACATTAACCGGATTTGCACGTGCTTTCTCCGATTATAATGGTTTTTGGTATAATTTTACCTTTGCAATTTTAATTATTTTATTTACATATTTTTATACGGCTATTACTGTTAATCCTAACCAGATGGCTGAAGATATGAAAAAGAATGGCGGTTTTATACCTGGTGTTAAACCCGGAAAAAAGACAGCCGATTTTATTGATAGTGTAATGTCGAGAATTACATTCCCCGGTTCATTGTTTCTGGCTTTTGTTGCTATCATGCCTGCTTTTATAAGGCTGTTAGGAGTAAATAGTCAGTTTGCACAATTTTACGGTGGAACATCATTATTAATTCTTGTTGGTGTTGTACTTGATACATTACAACAAATAGAAAGTCATTTATTGATGAGGCATTATGACGGACTGATGAAATCAGGACGTATCAAAGGTCGTTCTTCAATGAATATGGCTAGTTGATGAGGAGCATGATGGAATGATCTATTATAAGACAGAAGAAGAGATTGAAAAAATAAGAAAGAGTTCTTTACTTGTTGGAAAAGCCTTAGCAGTTGTTGCCGGAAAAATCAGGCCGGGTGTAAAAACCATTGA
This window of the Bacteroidales bacterium genome carries:
- the rplE gene encoding 50S ribosomal protein L5 — translated: MDYKPRLRSKYEAEVVPALMKQFQFKNRMQVPVLKKICLNQGMGAAIADKKLMDVATTEMTMISGQKPVITKSRKDISNFKLRKGMPIGIRVTLRGDKMYEFLDRLISVALPRIRDFRGINDKGFDGKGNYSLGVSEQIIFPEINIDKIAKIAGMDITFVTTAANDKEALALLKEFGLPFKNQK
- the rpsN gene encoding 30S ribosomal protein S14, which gives rise to MAKESVKAREVKRKKMVDKYAAKRAAMKAAGDYSGLQRIPKNASPVRLHNRCKLTGRPKGYMRQFGVSRINFREMALAGIIPGVTKASW
- the rpsH gene encoding 30S ribosomal protein S8; the encoded protein is MNTDPIADYLTRIRNAALANHRIVELPASGIKKEITKILFEKGYILNYKFEDEPVPGTIKIALKYHPVTKIPAITKLERISKPGLRKYTGSDKLPRVMNGLGIAIISTSQGIMTDKEAKKLKVGGEVLCYIS
- the rplF gene encoding 50S ribosomal protein L6, yielding MSRIGKLPIALPKGVTVNVSDKNIVTVKGPLGELKQTVEPGISMEVEGNNLIVKRSTEQKRHKSLHGLYRSLINNMVKGVSTGYTVTQELVGVGYKASNNGQLLELTLGYSHNIFMELPPEVKVKTTAERGKNPTIVLESIDKQLIGQVAAKIRSLRKPEPYKGKGIKFVNEVLRRKAGKSAAATK
- the rplR gene encoding 50S ribosomal protein L18, translated to MAITREFRRKRIKMRIRKVVKGSPEKPRLTVFRSNMQIYAQIIDDIAGKTLLSASSRVKEIADKKVPKIEQAKLVGKLIAERAIEAGINDVVFDRNGYLYHGRIKSLAEAAREGGLKF
- the rpsE gene encoding 30S ribosomal protein S5, which codes for MPNVNIKRVKSSEIEFKDKLVSIQRVTKVTKGGRTFSFSAIVVVGNESGVVGYGLGKAKEVTTAIAKGIDDAKKNLIRVPIINGTVPHDQLGKYCGALVYLKPAAQGTGVIAGGAMRAVLESVGVRDVLAKSKGSSNPHSVVKATIDALMKMKDPFTVAQLRGLSLDKVFNG
- the rpmD gene encoding 50S ribosomal protein L30, coding for MKKLKIKQIKSSIDRPERQKRTLRALGIKKMHRIVEVDATPQIEGMINKVKHLLSIEEVM
- the rplO gene encoding 50S ribosomal protein L15, translating into MNLSNLKPAAGSVKTKKRLGRGQGSGGGGTASRGNKGAKARSGYSSKAGFEGGQMPLYRRVPKFGFININRKEFRGINIEVLQMLAETKGITSFDPEVIYAHGLSQKKDLIKILAKGELKVKLDVKAHAFSSAAAKAIEAIGGTVTKI
- the secY gene encoding preprotein translocase subunit SecY; the protein is MKRLIQTIRNIYKIEDLRLRIINTIGFILIYRLGAYVVLPGIDPSQLSALNSQTKDGLLGLLNMFSGGAFSNASIFALGIMPYISASIVVQLLGMAIPYFQKLQKEGESGRKKMNQITRYLTVIITAGQAPAYLSNLLSQLPYEAVAPFDPGISSPSTFFWISSIVILVSGTMFVMWLGERITDKGIGNGISMIIMIGIMARLPFALFAEFFSRMEEQGGGLVVFIVELVVLIAVILVCILLVQGTRKIPVQFAKRIVGNKQYGGVRQYIPLKVNAAGVMPIIFAQAIMFLPLTLAGFSSSETLTGFARAFSDYNGFWYNFTFAILIILFTYFYTAITVNPNQMAEDMKKNGGFIPGVKPGKKTADFIDSVMSRITFPGSLFLAFVAIMPAFIRLLGVNSQFAQFYGGTSLLILVGVVLDTLQQIESHLLMRHYDGLMKSGRIKGRSSMNMAS